The proteins below are encoded in one region of Dromaius novaehollandiae isolate bDroNov1 chromosome 9, bDroNov1.hap1, whole genome shotgun sequence:
- the RFC4 gene encoding replication factor C subunit 4 produces the protein MQAFLKGPSAISTKPPAAKERAAAGSSGEGKRLKPIPWVEKYRPKYVDEVAFQDEVVAVLKKSLEGADLPNLLFYGPPGTGKTSTILAAARELYGPELFRQRVLELNASDERGIQVIREKVKAFAQLTASGSRSDGKVCPPFKIVILDEADSMTSAAQAALRRTMEKESKTTRFCLICNYISRIIEPLTSRCSKFRFKPLSDKIQQQRLLDVSEKEHVKISGEAVSYLVKVSEGDLRKAITFLQSATRLTGGKEITEKIITEIAGVIPKETIDGLLSACQSSSFEKLETVAKNLINEGYAVAQLLNQLHDIVVESEDFTDKQKSAIVEKLAEVDKCLADGADEYLQLMSLCALVMQQLTQNI, from the exons ATGCAGGCCTTCCTGAAAGGCCCGTCCGCCATCAGCACCAAGCCCCCCGCTGCCAAGGagagggccgcggcggggagcagcggggaggGCAAGCGGCTCAAACCCATCCCCTGGGTGGAGAAATA TCGCCCAAAATATGTGGATGAAGTTGCCTTCCAGGATGAAGTTGTTGCTGTGCTGAAAAAGTCCTTGGAAGGTGCTGAT CTTCCTAATCTGTTGTTCTATGGCCCACCTGGAACTGGAAAGACTTCCACGATTTTAGCAGCAGCTAGAGAACTCTATGG GCCTGAATTATTCCGGCAAAGAGTCCTTGAGTTAAATGCTTCTGATGAGCGTGGAATACAAGTGATTCGGGAAAAAGTGAAGGCTTTTGCCCAGCTAACTGCATCTGGAAGCCGTTCAGA tggtaaAGTTTGTCCTCCTTTTAAGATTGTGATTCTGGATGAAGCAGACTCTATGACTTCAGCAGCCCAAGCAGCCTTAAGACGCACAATGGAAAAAGAATCTAAAACAACACGTTTCTGCCTTATTTGTAACTACATCAGCAG aataattgAACCTTTAACATCTCGATGCTCCAAATTCCGCTTCAAACCTTTGTCGGACAAAATCCAGCAGCAGAGACTATTGGATGTTTCTGAGAAAGAACATGTGAAAATCAGTGGTGAG GCAGTATCTTACCTTGTTAAAGTGTCAGAAGGAGACTTAAGAAAAGCAATTACTTTTCTTCAAAGTGCAACTCGCCTAACGGGCGGGAAAGAGATCACAGAGAAGATAATCACTGAAATTGCTGGG GTTATCCCTAAAGAAACAATTGATGGACTGCTATCTGCTTGCCAGAGTAGTTCATTCGAAAAACTGGAAACAGTGGCAAAG AATTTGATAAATGAAGGGTATGCTGTTGCTCAGCTTTTAAACCAGCTTCATGATATTGTTGTTGAGAGCGAAGATTTCACTGACAAGCAGAAATCTGCTATAGTTGAGAAACTTGCG GAAGTAGACAAATGCTTGGCAGATGGTGCTGATGAATACTTGCAGTTGATGAGTCTCTGTGCTCTTGTGATGCAGCAGCTAACCCAGAACATCTAG
- the EIF4A2 gene encoding eukaryotic initiation factor 4A-II, whose translation MSGGSADYSRDHGGPEGMDPDGVIESNWNEIVDNFDDMNLKESLLRGIYAYGFEKPSAIQQRAIIPCIKGYDVIAQAQSGTGKTATFAISILQQLEIDLKETQALVLAPTRELAQQIQKVILALGDYMGATCHACIGGTNVRNEMQKLQAEAPHIVVGTPGRVFDMLNRRYLSPKWIKMFVLDEADEMLSRGFKDQIYEIFQKLSTNIQVVLLSATMPMDVLEVTKKFMRDPIRILVKKEELTLEGIKQFYINVEREEWKLDTLCDLYETLTITQAVIFLNTRRKVDWLTEKMHARDFTVSALHGDMDQKERDVIMREFRSGSSRVLITTDLLARGIDVQQVSLVINYDLPTNRENYIHRIGRGGRFGRKGVAINFVTEEDKRILRDIETFYNTTVEEMPMNVADLI comes from the exons ATGTCAGGCGGCTCCGCGGATTATAGCAG AGACCATGGCGGCCCAGAGGGAATGGACCCCGATGGTGTCATTGAG agcaatTGGAATGAGATTGTTGACAATTTTGATGATATGAATTTAAAAGAATCCCTTCTGAGGGGCATTTATGCTTATGGTTTTGAGAAGCCTTCAGCTATTCAGCAGAGAGCTATTATTCCATGTATCAAAG GGTATGATGTGATTGCTCAAGCTCAGTCAGGTACTGGCAAGACAGCCACATTTGCTATTTCCATCCTGCAGCAGTTGGAGATTGATCTCAAGGAGACCCAAGCACTAGTATTGGCCCCTACCAGAGAACTGGCTCAACAG atTCAAAAGGTAATTCTGGCCCTTGGAGACTACATGGGTGCAACGTGCCATGCTTGTATTGGTGGCACAAATGTTCGCAATGAAATGCAGAAACTTCAAGCTGAGGCTCCACACATTGTGGTTGGAACTCCAGGGCGTGTGTTTGATATGTTAAACAGACGCTACCTTT cacCTAAATGGATCAAAATGTTTGTTCTGGATGAAGCTGATGAAATGTTGAGCCGTGGATTTAAGGATCAAATTTATGAGATCTTTCAAAAGCTAAGCACAAACATCCAG GTTGTGTTGCTATCAGCTACAATGCCAATGGATGTGTTGGAAGTGACCAAAAAGTTCATGAGAGACCCCATACGCATTTTGGTGAAGAAGGAAGAATTGACTCTGGAGGGTATCAAACAATTCTATATTAATGTTGAAAGAGAG GAGTGGAAGCTGGATACTCTGTGTGATTTATATGAAACGCTGACCATTACACAGGCTGTTATTTTCCTGAATACAAGGAGAAAAGTAGACTGGCTTACAGAGAAGATGCATGCCAGGGACTTCACAGTCTCAGCTCTG CATGGTGACATGGACCAGAAGGAACGGGATGTTATCATGAGAGAATTTAGATCAGGATCAAGCCGTGTCTTGATCACTACTGACTTGCTG gctcgTGGCATTGATGTGCAGCAAGTTTCTTTGGTTATAAATTATGACCTGCCGACCAATCGTGAAAACTACATTCACAG AATTGGCAGAGGTGGTCGTTTTGGCAGAAAGGGTGTGGCTATAAATTTTGTCACTGAGGAGGACAAGAGGATTCTGCGGGATATTGAGACTTTCTACAATACTACAGTGGAGGAGATGCCGATGAATGTGGCTGATCTCATTTAA